GCAAGCGCGCGAGATGGTGTTCGAGGACGAGGACGTGCCGGTGATCGACGGCCTGACCGGCACGCCCGTCGTCGATGAAGAAGGCGAGCAGGTCATCGATCGCCGGCAGACGCTGACCAGCAATGGCAACTTCGTTTACGTCGGGCCGGTGCCAGTCTTCTATTGGCCGACGTTCGCCACCGACCTGGAAGAGCCGTCGATGTTCATCCGCCAGTTGACCATGCGGCAGGATAATATCTACGGCACGCAGTTCCTCTCGCGGTTCGACGCCTACCAGATGCTCGGCATCAAGCGCAAGCCCAAGGGAACGTCTTGGACGATCAGCGCCGATTACTTCAGCTACCGCGGCTTCGCGGGCGGAACCAACTTTCGCTACTCGCGGGACGAGTTGTTCGGGCTCCGTGGGCCGGCGCGCGGGTTCATCGACGCTTGGGGTCTGCCGTATGATGGCGGCACCGATACGCTCGGTTCCGACCGGATGAACCTGTCTCCCGAAAAGGTGAACCGCGGCCGCATCGAGGCCCGGCATCAGCAAGAGCTAGCGAATGGCTGGCGGTTGAAGACCGAGTCATGGCTGATCACCGATCGCAACTTCCTCGAGCAATACTTCGAGCGCGATTGGGACACCGAGAAAGATTTCACCACCGGTGGGCAACTGAAGCGGCTCGACGGCAACATGTCGTACGGCGTCAATGTCGACATGCGTCCGAACGGCTTCTTGACCCAGACCGAACAACTGCCGCGCGGCGATCACTACTGGCTGGGGCAATCGTTCCTGGCGGATCGGCTGACCTATTACGAGCATACCTCGGCCGGTTACTACCGCGAACGCGTGGCTGGCGGCGGTTTGAACCCGGTCGATGCGTTGAAAGAGCAGCCGCTGGCGTGGATGGTCAGCGCGCAAGGCGCGCGGGTGATCTCGACGCACGAAGTCGACGCGCCCGTTGACCTGGGGCCCTTCAAGGTCGTGCCTTACGCCTTGGGCCAGTATGGCTACTGGGGCCAGGACTTGCAGTTGAATTCAGTCGACCGCCTGTATGGACAGGCCGGCATTCGGGCCAACATTCCCTTCTGGCGAGTCGATCCCACGATCGAAAGTTCGTTGCTCAACGTGCATGGTCTGGCGCACAAGGTCGTGCTCGACGGCGATCTGTCCGTTTCGGACGCCAACACGCACCTGAACAACATGACGCTGTACGACCCGCTGGACGACGACGCCCAGGAAGTGTTCCGCGAGCGGATGCGATACAACATCTATAACCAGAATGGCACCATGCCGGCGCAGTTCGACGAGCGGTTTTACGCCCTGCGCAGCGGCCTCGCCAGCTCGGTCACTTCGCCGGCGTCTGAAATCGCCGATCGGTTCGCGGCCTTCCGCTTTGGCGCGCGACAGCGCTTGCAGACCAAGCGCGGCCGCGCCGACAATCGGCGGATCATCGACTGGATGACGCTCGACGCCGGGGCCACGCTGTTCCCCAACCCGAACCGCGATAACTTTGGCCAGGCGCTGGGCCTGGCGAACTATGACTATCGCTGGTACATCGGCGACCGGTTGTCGCTGGTCTCGAGCGGGCAGTTCGACTTCTTCAACCAGGGACAAAAGATCGCCACGTTCGGCATCACCCTGACACGCCCGCCGCGCGGACAGCTTTACTTGGGCTTTTACGCCATGAACGGCCCAATCACGGCCGATGTGTTGTCGACGTTCTACAGCTATCGGCTCAGCCCCAAGTGGCTGTCGTCGGCCGGCATCACGTACGACCTGGCGGGGAACGGCCTGGTGGGAAACCAGTTGTCGTTGACGCGCATCGGCGAGGCGTTCCTGACGAACTTCAACTTCGTGGCTGATCCGTACAAGCACAACGTCGGCATCAACTTCATGATCGAGCCGCGCATCATTCCGCGCTCGCGGTTCGGCAACGTCGGCGGCCAGGCCTTGCCCGTGGCCGGCGCGAGCGGCCTTGAATAAGCCGTGAGCTTTCGCTCACGCACGCGCGTTCAATTGGCCGCGGTGACGATCATCTCGCCACGCAGCGGCAGCTTCGGTCCCGTGGGCTCCTGCACCACGCGGAAACCTCGGCTGAAGGACCGCTGGTCCGGCTCGGTGGCAATGCGGGCGGCGCTACGGGCCTCGAACGGCGGCGAAATGAACCCGCCGCCGCGCGACACCTTCGACGTGCCGGTCGGCGGCCCTTGCGGGTCGTCGACCGGCGACGTGCCGTAATAGGTGCTGCTGTACCAGTCGCTGCACCACTCGCGGGCGTTGCCGTGCATGTCATGGATGCCAAACGCATTGGGGCGGAACTTGCCGACCGGCGCGGTCCAGGCGTAGCCGTCGCGACTGTGCAGCAGCGGCATCGGAATCTTGGTCCGATGCTTGTCGCCGTGGGCGCTGAAGTTGTTGATGTACAGGTGGGTGGAGATTTGCAGGCAATCTTGCGAGGCCAGGTTGCCGTAGCGCACGCCTTGCTCCGGGTCGTCGCCAAACGAATAGCGCGTGTTCGAGTCGGCGCGACAGGCGTATTCCCACTCGGCCTCGGTCGGCAAGCGATATTTGATTCCTTCCTTGCCGCCGAGCCAATTGCAGAACGCTACGGCGTCGTTCCACGAGACATAGACCGCCGGATGATCGTTCGTCATCGGCCAGCCCGGCGACCAGGGGCGGTAGTTCGTCCCTTTGACGAACTTGGCCCCGACATAACCCCAATCGGCCCGGCCGTCGCGATCGGCTTCGAGTTGGTAGCCCGACTCGCGCAAGAAGGTCATGAACTGTCCGATCGTCACCTCGTGCTGACCCAGGTAGAACCCCTTGGTGATCCGCACGCGATGCCGCGGCGATTCATTTTGGAGCCGGCTCTCGGCCTCGTAGGGAAACTTGGCCGCGGCGTCGCCGATCGGCTCTTCGAGCCCCATCATGAACTCGCCCGGCGGCACGAGCGCCAAGGTCATGCCGATCGAGTTGGTGACGACGATCGGCTCGGGCGCGGTCGACGAAGGTGTGGC
Above is a genomic segment from Planctomycetota bacterium containing:
- a CDS encoding formylglycine-generating enzyme family protein; translation: MWRHGGFIAVLAGALLGVPGLLRAATPSSTAPEPIVVTNSIGMTLALVPPGEFMMGLEEPIGDAAAKFPYEAESRLQNESPRHRVRITKGFYLGQHEVTIGQFMTFLRESGYQLEADRDGRADWGYVGAKFVKGTNYRPWSPGWPMTNDHPAVYVSWNDAVAFCNWLGGKEGIKYRLPTEAEWEYACRADSNTRYSFGDDPEQGVRYGNLASQDCLQISTHLYINNFSAHGDKHRTKIPMPLLHSRDGYAWTAPVGKFRPNAFGIHDMHGNAREWCSDWYSSTYYGTSPVDDPQGPPTGTSKVSRGGGFISPPFEARSAARIATEPDQRSFSRGFRVVQEPTGPKLPLRGEMIVTAAN